In a genomic window of Nodosilinea sp. E11:
- the pip gene encoding prolyl aminopeptidase: MRQLYPPLEPYQTEYLAVSDRHKLYVEQAGNPKGKPVVFLHGGPGGGVNPVYRQFFDPRRWRIVLFDQRGCGKSLPHAELEDNTTWALVSDIEKIRTYLGIESWTVFGGSWGSTLALAYAQTHPDRCQGLILRGIFTLRQREIHWFYQAGASYLYPDAWEQYLAPIPEVERHDLVTAYYRRLTSDNLEERQTAARAWAVWEASTSKLVQDPGLLHHFGEDEFAMAFARIECHYFINRGFFDTDDQILRQVHRIRHIPGVIVQGRYDVVCPPVTAWELHRAWPEAQFVLVQEAGHSAMEPGIASALIDATDAFARR, from the coding sequence ATGCGCCAACTGTATCCTCCCCTTGAGCCTTATCAAACCGAATACCTAGCAGTATCAGACCGACACAAACTCTACGTAGAGCAGGCAGGCAACCCCAAGGGCAAGCCGGTTGTCTTTCTGCACGGCGGGCCCGGGGGCGGCGTCAATCCGGTCTATCGCCAGTTTTTCGATCCTCGGCGCTGGCGCATTGTGCTGTTTGACCAGCGGGGCTGCGGCAAAAGCCTGCCCCACGCCGAGCTAGAGGACAACACCACCTGGGCTTTAGTCAGCGATATTGAAAAAATTCGAACGTACCTGGGCATTGAAAGCTGGACGGTGTTTGGCGGCAGCTGGGGCAGCACCTTGGCGTTGGCCTACGCCCAAACCCACCCCGATCGCTGCCAGGGCCTAATTTTGCGCGGTATTTTTACCCTGCGCCAGCGAGAAATTCATTGGTTTTACCAGGCTGGGGCCAGCTACCTCTACCCCGATGCCTGGGAACAATACCTTGCCCCAATTCCTGAGGTCGAGCGCCATGACCTGGTGACGGCCTACTACCGTCGCCTCACCAGCGACAATCTGGAGGAGCGCCAGACCGCCGCCCGCGCCTGGGCGGTCTGGGAAGCCAGCACCAGCAAACTGGTGCAAGATCCTGGTTTGTTGCACCACTTTGGCGAAGACGAGTTTGCGATGGCCTTTGCCCGCATTGAGTGCCACTACTTTATCAATCGTGGCTTTTTTGACACCGACGACCAGATTTTGCGCCAGGTACACCGCATTCGCCACATTCCTGGGGTGATTGTGCAGGGCCGCTACGACGTAGTCTGTCCCCCCGTCACCGCTTGGGAGCTGCACCGCGCCTGGCCCGAAGCTCAGTTTGTGCTGGTGCAAGAAGCCGGCCATTCAGCGATGGAACCGGGGATTGCCAGCGCGCTGATCGATGCGACGGATGCGTTTGCCAGGCGGTGA
- the frr gene encoding ribosome recycling factor, which yields MSVDDILLETEDQMQKSIEATQRNFNTIRTGRANSSLLDRIEIDYYGAQTPLKQMANISIPDSTTLMIQPYDASSLTTIEKAISMSDVGLTPNNDGRVIRLNIPPLTSERRKEFVKTAGKVAEEGRVSIRNQRRNGIDAVKKLEKASDISEDESRDAQDEIQKLTDKYIAKLDEALAAKEKDIMTV from the coding sequence ATGTCAGTTGACGATATATTGCTCGAAACCGAAGACCAGATGCAGAAGTCGATCGAAGCCACCCAGCGCAACTTCAACACCATTCGCACGGGGCGGGCCAATTCTTCACTGCTCGATCGCATCGAGATCGATTACTACGGCGCTCAAACTCCCCTGAAGCAGATGGCCAACATCTCCATCCCCGACTCCACCACGCTGATGATTCAGCCCTACGACGCCAGTAGTCTGACCACCATCGAAAAAGCCATTTCCATGTCAGATGTGGGCCTCACTCCCAACAACGATGGCCGGGTGATTCGTCTCAATATTCCGCCGTTGACCAGTGAACGCCGCAAAGAGTTTGTGAAAACGGCGGGCAAAGTAGCCGAAGAAGGGCGCGTTTCTATTCGCAACCAGCGGCGCAACGGCATTGATGCCGTTAAAAAACTCGAAAAGGCCAGCGATATCTCTGAAGACGAATCGCGCGATGCCCAGGACGAAATTCAGAAGCTCACCGACAAATACATCGCCAAGCTCGACGAAGCCCTAGCCGCCAAGGAAAAAGACATCATGACCGTGTAA
- the pyrH gene encoding UMP kinase: MDKPYKRVLLKLSGEALMGDMDYGIDPNVVETIAAEIAEVIEAGIEIAIVVGAGNIFRGIKGSAAGMDRATADYIGMIATVMNAMTLQDSLERMGVPTRVQTAIAMQEVAEPYIRRRAIRHLEKNRVVIFGAGSGNPFFTTDTTAALRAAEINAEVVFKATKVDGVYDSDPKLNPEAKRYRTLTYGHVLQNDLKVMDSTAIALCKDNNIPIMVFDLSVPGNIKRALTGEPIGTIVGESCDVS; encoded by the coding sequence ATGGATAAACCTTATAAGCGAGTGCTGCTAAAACTTAGCGGTGAAGCCCTCATGGGCGATATGGACTATGGTATCGATCCGAACGTGGTAGAAACCATCGCGGCTGAGATCGCTGAGGTGATCGAAGCCGGTATTGAGATTGCCATTGTGGTTGGCGCAGGCAACATCTTTCGCGGCATTAAGGGTTCCGCAGCGGGCATGGATCGGGCCACTGCCGACTACATCGGCATGATTGCCACGGTCATGAATGCCATGACCCTGCAAGACTCGCTAGAGCGCATGGGGGTGCCGACTCGGGTGCAAACGGCGATCGCCATGCAGGAGGTCGCCGAGCCTTACATTCGCCGCCGCGCCATTCGCCACCTGGAAAAAAACCGGGTGGTTATTTTTGGGGCAGGCTCCGGCAATCCGTTCTTTACCACCGATACCACTGCGGCCCTGCGGGCAGCGGAAATTAACGCCGAGGTGGTATTTAAAGCCACTAAGGTTGACGGCGTCTACGATTCTGATCCTAAACTGAATCCAGAGGCGAAGCGCTACCGCACCCTCACCTATGGCCACGTGCTCCAGAACGACCTAAAAGTGATGGATAGCACGGCGATCGCCCTGTGTAAGGACAACAACATCCCTATCATGGTATTTGACCTGTCGGTGCCCGGAAATATCAAGCGGGCGCTCACCGGAGAACCTATCGGCACGATTGTAGGAGAGTCTTGTGATGTCAGTTGA
- a CDS encoding SEC59/DGK1/VTE5 family protein → MMATALVQLGLVAAWLAVVGGVAEGLRRTAHLDTEITRKIVHIGAGHVILLAWWLRTPTWMGLAAAVVFSGVALLSYRLPILPGVNGVGRNSLGTFFYAVSIGVLTAVFWPPELPQYAALGILVMTWGDGLAALVGQNFGRHPYTIFGNQKSWEGSLTMALASFLVVLLVLGLTAGFTGAIWATAGAVAIAATLLETLSFYGLDNLTVPLGSAALAYGLINGFG, encoded by the coding sequence ATGATGGCCACTGCGCTTGTGCAACTTGGATTGGTAGCCGCCTGGTTAGCGGTAGTGGGGGGTGTGGCCGAAGGACTGCGCCGCACGGCCCACCTCGACACCGAAATCACCCGCAAGATTGTTCACATTGGCGCTGGCCACGTCATCTTGCTGGCCTGGTGGCTGCGCACCCCCACCTGGATGGGGCTGGCGGCAGCGGTAGTCTTTAGCGGTGTGGCGCTGCTGTCGTACCGGTTGCCCATTTTGCCTGGGGTCAACGGCGTGGGGCGCAACAGCCTAGGGACGTTTTTTTATGCCGTCAGCATTGGGGTGTTAACCGCTGTCTTTTGGCCCCCAGAGCTACCCCAGTATGCCGCTCTCGGCATCTTGGTGATGACCTGGGGCGACGGTCTGGCGGCGCTGGTCGGCCAAAACTTTGGTCGCCACCCCTATACAATCTTTGGCAACCAAAAAAGCTGGGAGGGGAGCCTCACCATGGCCCTGGCCAGCTTTCTGGTGGTGTTGCTAGTGTTGGGGCTGACGGCGGGGTTCACCGGGGCAATTTGGGCAACGGCGGGAGCAGTGGCGATCGCCGCTACCCTACTCGAAACCCTCTCGTTTTACGGCCTCGACAACCTCACGGTGCCGCTGGGGAGTGCCGCCTTGGCCTACGGTCTGATCAACGGGTTTGGATGA
- a CDS encoding DUF2993 domain-containing protein, whose product MFGGFTGFQSKGSNDFGERMINSVATQSLRHLFSRSDAVEVAVRCSPSSKLLQGTIDSFRMEGRGLVIRKEFEAAEMMFETDAVSIDVGSAISGKIRLRQPTQAVAQVTLQEDAINRAFEADLVRQHLEGVTDEAVTSLSGGDPVTFRDINITLLPEQAVKITALTDLPNHKDVPIQLLAQVTVEKRRRIIFANAEFSPEGIPDSLTSISATLTRGFAEVLNRMVDLERFNLDGVLLRVNRLETKGKQLVFSGYAQIDHFPGTM is encoded by the coding sequence ATGTTCGGTGGCTTTACCGGGTTTCAGTCCAAAGGGTCCAATGACTTTGGTGAAAGGATGATCAACTCTGTAGCTACCCAGTCGCTACGGCACTTGTTTAGCCGTAGCGACGCTGTGGAAGTAGCGGTGCGCTGCTCTCCCTCCAGCAAGCTTCTTCAGGGCACTATCGATAGCTTCCGCATGGAAGGCCGCGGCCTCGTGATTCGCAAAGAATTTGAGGCCGCCGAGATGATGTTTGAAACCGATGCGGTGTCGATTGACGTGGGCTCGGCGATCAGCGGCAAAATTCGCTTGCGCCAGCCCACTCAGGCCGTAGCCCAGGTCACGCTACAAGAAGACGCCATCAACCGCGCCTTCGAAGCCGACCTGGTGCGTCAGCATCTCGAAGGGGTGACCGATGAGGCCGTGACCTCTCTCTCTGGGGGCGACCCAGTTACCTTCAGAGATATCAATATCACCCTGCTGCCTGAGCAGGCGGTGAAAATTACGGCACTGACCGATTTACCCAATCACAAAGACGTGCCGATTCAACTGTTAGCTCAGGTCACAGTAGAAAAGCGGCGGCGCATCATATTTGCCAATGCAGAATTTTCTCCCGAGGGCATTCCTGACTCTTTGACCTCGATCTCGGCCACCCTGACGCGCGGGTTTGCGGAGGTGCTGAACCGGATGGTTGATCTGGAGCGTTTTAACCTCGACGGCGTGCTGCTGCGGGTCAATCGCCTAGAGACCAAGGGCAAGCAGCTGGTGTTTAGTGGTTATGCCCAGATTGACCATTTCCCCGGCACGATGTGA
- the aroF gene encoding 3-deoxy-7-phosphoheptulonate synthase — protein MKDATLTRKSNSDHRSVVALTDTVTVGGDTLLIVGGPCAVESAEQMEQVACHLSSSPVQALRGGIFKPRTSPYAFQGMGDAGLRILDDMRRRFQMPVISEVMAIDQIERMAAQVDVLQVGSRNMQNFDLLKALGQATKPVLLKRGLAATLEEFVMAAEYVLSHGNPNVILCERGIRSFDPYTRNVLDLAAVVALKQITHLPVMVDPSHAAGKRELVPALARAAIAAGADGLIVECHPVPDESVSDARQALTLEEMVNLARSLEPIAAALGRRLGPDAAGEKAPGSEPEKPFGAIALAA, from the coding sequence ATGAAAGATGCTACTTTGACCCGTAAATCCAATTCTGATCACCGTTCGGTGGTGGCGCTCACCGACACCGTTACCGTAGGTGGCGACACCCTGCTGATTGTCGGTGGCCCCTGCGCCGTCGAGAGTGCTGAGCAAATGGAGCAGGTCGCTTGCCACCTCTCCAGTTCGCCTGTACAGGCCTTGCGGGGTGGAATTTTCAAGCCTCGTACCTCGCCCTACGCCTTCCAGGGGATGGGGGATGCTGGGCTGCGAATTTTAGACGATATGCGTCGTCGTTTTCAGATGCCGGTGATCTCAGAAGTGATGGCCATTGACCAGATTGAGAGGATGGCGGCCCAGGTCGATGTGTTGCAGGTGGGCAGCCGCAACATGCAAAACTTCGACCTGCTGAAGGCTCTGGGGCAGGCCACTAAGCCAGTGCTGCTCAAGCGGGGGCTCGCGGCCACCCTAGAGGAGTTTGTGATGGCGGCAGAATATGTGCTTAGCCACGGCAACCCGAATGTGATTCTCTGTGAGCGGGGCATTCGCAGCTTTGACCCCTATACCCGCAATGTGCTGGATCTCGCAGCCGTGGTGGCCCTCAAGCAGATCACCCACCTGCCGGTGATGGTAGACCCTAGCCATGCCGCCGGTAAGCGTGAACTGGTGCCTGCCCTGGCTCGGGCTGCGATCGCCGCTGGAGCAGACGGTCTGATCGTTGAGTGCCATCCGGTGCCCGACGAGTCTGTGTCAGATGCCCGCCAAGCCCTTACTCTAGAAGAAATGGTTAACCTCGCCCGCAGTCTGGAGCCCATTGCGGCAGCGTTAGGTCGTCGCCTTGGCCCTGATGCCGCTGGAGAAAAGGCCCCAGGATCGGAGCCAGAGAAGCCTTTTGGGGCGATCGCCCTGGCCGCCTAA
- a CDS encoding rhomboid family intramembrane serine protease — MFDLDFLTLPEGFREGILLLAYLLALMWVLAVADLLTGRQLLPKLAIEPRRLAGVPGIVVAPLLHGGFGHLAANSGPLVILGSIILLQGLEVLGLVTVFCWLFSGVGIWLLGRPGTRHLGASGVVFGYLGYLLLRGYFERSPGAIAAAVVVGLLYGSALWGLLPLQRGKSWVGHGMGFAGGVIVARKLDIMLEWVRFNSGF; from the coding sequence TTGTTTGATCTGGATTTTTTGACCCTGCCCGAGGGCTTTCGCGAGGGCATTTTGCTGCTGGCCTACCTGCTGGCGCTGATGTGGGTGCTGGCTGTGGCCGATCTACTCACCGGGCGGCAGCTATTGCCCAAGCTGGCTATTGAGCCGCGCCGTCTAGCGGGGGTGCCCGGCATTGTGGTGGCCCCGCTGCTCCACGGCGGCTTTGGCCACCTGGCGGCCAACTCTGGGCCTTTGGTCATTTTAGGCAGCATCATTTTGCTTCAGGGGCTAGAGGTGCTGGGGTTGGTAACAGTGTTTTGCTGGCTGTTCAGCGGCGTGGGCATTTGGCTGCTGGGCCGCCCCGGCACCCGCCATCTGGGGGCCAGCGGCGTGGTGTTTGGCTACCTGGGCTATCTTTTGCTGCGGGGCTATTTTGAAAGAAGTCCGGGGGCGATCGCCGCTGCGGTGGTCGTGGGTCTGCTCTATGGCAGCGCCCTGTGGGGTCTGCTGCCGCTCCAGCGGGGCAAGTCGTGGGTGGGCCACGGTATGGGGTTTGCGGGTGGGGTGATTGTGGCCCGCAAACTCGACATCATGCTGGAATGGGTGCGGTTTAACTCTGGGTTTTAA
- a CDS encoding NAD(P)/FAD-dependent oxidoreductase, with product MYNATVIVAGAGAAGLFGAIACAEAYPAATIHIFEAGREALAKVRISGGGRCNVTHACFDPALLVSHYPRGDRALRGPFSRFQPRDTVQWFEQRGVALKTEADGRMFPTTDDSGTIVDCLLGEARRLGIKIHTGCAIAQVKPTADGFDLTTRAGEEWHCQKLLLATGSSPGGYRLALSLGHDLVPPVPSLFTFNIPDPALRELAGVSVETVQLSLALEDSPALTQSGPLLVTHWGLSGPAVLKLSAYGAVGLHKQRYRATLLVNWLPALKPDQVRQKLLSLKQDQGKRQVAAFSPFPTLSRRLWQYLVQHRVGLRTDLNWADLSKAQLQALITELTRGAYTVAGKGVFKDEFVTCGGIPLPEVNFKTLESRCRPGLYLAGEVLNIDGVTGGFNFQSAWTTGWLAGNAIAAALA from the coding sequence ATCTATAACGCGACGGTGATTGTAGCGGGGGCGGGAGCCGCTGGCCTATTTGGGGCGATCGCCTGCGCCGAGGCCTATCCTGCCGCTACTATTCATATTTTCGAGGCGGGGCGCGAGGCCCTGGCCAAGGTAAGAATCTCGGGGGGCGGGCGCTGCAATGTTACCCACGCCTGCTTTGACCCCGCCCTGCTGGTGAGCCACTATCCGAGGGGCGATCGCGCCCTGCGCGGCCCCTTTAGTCGTTTCCAGCCCCGCGATACGGTGCAGTGGTTTGAGCAGCGGGGGGTGGCGCTCAAAACTGAGGCCGATGGCCGCATGTTTCCCACCACCGACGACTCGGGCACCATCGTCGACTGCCTGCTGGGGGAAGCGCGGCGGCTGGGCATCAAGATTCACACCGGCTGTGCGATCGCCCAGGTCAAGCCCACCGCCGATGGGTTTGACCTGACCACCCGCGCCGGGGAAGAGTGGCACTGCCAGAAGCTGCTCTTGGCTACCGGCAGCAGCCCCGGCGGCTATCGTCTGGCCCTCAGCCTGGGCCACGACCTGGTACCTCCGGTACCCTCGCTGTTTACCTTTAACATCCCCGACCCGGCCCTGCGGGAGTTGGCCGGGGTCTCGGTCGAGACCGTACAGCTAAGTTTGGCGCTGGAAGACTCCCCCGCCCTCACCCAGAGCGGCCCGCTGCTGGTCACCCACTGGGGCCTGAGCGGCCCGGCGGTGCTCAAACTTTCGGCCTATGGGGCGGTGGGGCTGCACAAACAGCGCTACCGAGCCACCCTGCTGGTGAATTGGTTGCCCGCCCTCAAGCCAGACCAGGTGCGCCAAAAGCTGCTGAGCCTTAAGCAAGACCAGGGTAAGCGCCAGGTGGCAGCATTTTCGCCGTTTCCGACCCTATCGCGGCGGCTGTGGCAGTACCTGGTGCAGCACCGGGTTGGCCTACGCACCGACCTAAACTGGGCCGACCTGTCTAAGGCACAACTGCAAGCGCTGATCACAGAGCTGACTCGGGGAGCCTACACCGTGGCGGGCAAAGGGGTGTTTAAAGACGAGTTTGTCACCTGTGGCGGCATACCTCTGCCCGAGGTCAACTTCAAAACCCTGGAGAGTCGCTGCCGCCCAGGGCTATACCTGGCGGGAGAAGTGCTCAATATCGACGGGGTGACGGGCGGGTTCAACTTTCAAAGTGCCTGGACCACGGGCTGGCTGGCGGGGAATGCGATCGCCGCTGCCCTGGCATAG
- a CDS encoding NAD(P)H-hydrate dehydratase encodes MKSQHLPSQTSRDRELAGRFDGALDWVVTAEHMRAIEGHLFEHGMPVAALMEKVAGRIAAWITATFPRQQYAQVGVIAGPGHNGGDALVVARELAAQGYRVQVCSPINRQKPLTAEHRRFVDYLGLTVVEGMSDLAPSDLLIDGLFGFGLERPLEGAIAAVVEAVNAADCPVVSIDLPSGLHTDTGAVLGTAVQATHTLCLGLWKRACVQDQALAYLGQPHLIDFDIPPAAIAAVLDPLPPVRRVTTATVRAKLPLPRQPNTHKYRVGHLLLVAGSRPYAGAALLTALGARASGVGMLTVAVPESLRLMVVAQMPEALVVGCPETDNGAIAQLPDDLDLSRYDAIACGPGLSRSAMNPVQAVLNSAVPLLLDADGLNLLAEQGATTTLASRSAPTVITPHRGEFERLFPGTLGDALDAGSAAQAAAEHSGAMVLLKGACTAIAHPDGTLWYVPESTPALARGGSGDLLTGLIGGLLAQGDTSLAAAVDAAVVGAWWHSQAARAAAGDRTVLGVDGTQLAHYLNPTLAQVLA; translated from the coding sequence ATGAAATCTCAGCATCTGCCCAGCCAAACCTCTAGAGATAGGGAGTTGGCTGGGCGTTTTGATGGGGCGCTTGACTGGGTGGTCACCGCTGAGCACATGCGAGCGATAGAAGGGCACCTCTTTGAGCACGGCATGCCCGTCGCCGCCCTGATGGAAAAGGTAGCCGGACGGATTGCAGCCTGGATAACGGCGACCTTTCCTCGGCAGCAGTATGCCCAAGTAGGGGTAATCGCGGGGCCAGGGCACAATGGCGGCGATGCCTTAGTTGTAGCGCGTGAGTTAGCCGCCCAGGGCTACCGAGTACAGGTCTGTAGCCCGATCAATCGGCAAAAGCCGCTGACCGCTGAGCATCGACGCTTTGTCGACTATCTGGGCCTGACGGTGGTCGAGGGCATGTCCGACCTGGCCCCCTCTGACCTGCTAATCGACGGGCTGTTTGGGTTTGGCCTAGAACGACCGCTAGAAGGTGCGATCGCCGCTGTGGTTGAGGCCGTCAATGCGGCTGACTGTCCGGTGGTGAGCATTGACCTGCCCTCAGGCTTGCACACCGACACCGGGGCGGTGCTGGGCACGGCAGTGCAGGCTACCCACACCCTTTGCCTGGGCCTGTGGAAACGAGCCTGCGTTCAAGATCAAGCGCTGGCCTACCTGGGGCAACCCCATCTGATCGATTTTGATATTCCTCCAGCGGCGATCGCCGCCGTTCTAGACCCCCTGCCCCCGGTGCGGCGAGTGACGACGGCGACGGTGCGAGCCAAGCTGCCCCTGCCCCGCCAGCCCAATACCCACAAGTATCGGGTGGGGCACCTGCTGCTAGTGGCCGGGTCGCGGCCCTACGCCGGAGCAGCCCTGCTGACGGCCCTGGGGGCCAGAGCTAGCGGGGTGGGCATGCTCACCGTGGCGGTACCCGAGTCGCTGCGACTGATGGTGGTGGCCCAGATGCCTGAGGCGCTGGTGGTGGGTTGCCCAGAGACTGATAACGGTGCGATCGCCCAGCTGCCCGATGACCTAGACCTGAGCCGCTACGATGCGATCGCCTGCGGGCCAGGCCTCAGCCGCAGCGCCATGAACCCGGTTCAAGCGGTGCTCAACAGCGCTGTTCCCCTCCTGCTCGATGCCGATGGCCTCAACCTGCTGGCAGAGCAGGGCGCTACAACTACCCTGGCATCGCGATCGGCCCCCACAGTGATCACGCCCCACCGGGGCGAGTTTGAGCGGTTATTTCCTGGCACCCTGGGCGATGCATTAGATGCAGGGTCGGCGGCACAGGCGGCGGCAGAGCACAGCGGAGCGATGGTACTGCTGAAAGGGGCCTGCACGGCGATCGCCCATCCCGACGGCACCCTTTGGTATGTGCCCGAAAGCACCCCAGCCCTGGCCCGAGGCGGCAGCGGCGATCTGCTCACCGGGCTGATCGGCGGCCTGCTGGCCCAAGGCGATACCTCCCTCGCGGCGGCAGTGGATGCGGCTGTGGTCGGGGCCTGGTGGCACAGTCAGGCCGCTCGGGCAGCAGCGGGCGATCGCACGGTGCTGGGGGTCGATGGCACCCAACTGGCCCATTATCTCAACCCTACCCTGGCCCAGGTGCTAGCCTGA
- a CDS encoding MotA/TolQ/ExbB proton channel family protein: protein MGNWFTAGGVVMGPLLLCSLLILALAVERGWFWLQLGRQQSGLVPNVLSTFSQNPQRAIAKLKQHQQLPIARIFLAALTLGDATPEEFRLALESAAQSELPLLKRFQTLFETVVGIAPLLGLLGTVLGLMQVFSTLRLGETSGTAASGVTSGVGEALTSTAAGLVVALVALLLANLFQGLYRRQRAFIQAAGGKLEILYRRAQRQGSLSSTVFLPGNQP, encoded by the coding sequence ATGGGTAACTGGTTTACGGCGGGGGGCGTTGTCATGGGGCCGCTGCTGCTGTGTTCGCTGCTCATTCTAGCGTTAGCGGTTGAGCGGGGCTGGTTCTGGCTGCAGCTGGGGCGTCAGCAGTCGGGGTTGGTGCCCAACGTGCTCAGCACCTTTAGCCAAAATCCCCAGCGGGCGATCGCAAAACTTAAGCAGCACCAGCAGTTGCCCATTGCCCGGATTTTTCTGGCGGCCCTTACCTTGGGTGATGCCACCCCTGAAGAATTTCGTTTAGCCCTCGAAAGTGCAGCTCAGTCTGAGTTGCCGTTGCTGAAACGCTTTCAGACGCTGTTTGAAACGGTAGTTGGCATTGCCCCCCTGCTGGGGCTGCTGGGTACTGTACTGGGTCTAATGCAGGTATTCTCGACCCTGCGCCTGGGCGAAACCAGCGGCACTGCCGCCAGCGGCGTTACCTCTGGGGTAGGTGAAGCGCTGACTTCCACGGCGGCGGGGCTGGTGGTGGCCCTGGTGGCGCTACTGTTGGCCAACCTGTTTCAGGGGCTCTATCGTCGCCAGCGGGCGTTTATTCAAGCGGCGGGGGGCAAGCTGGAGATTCTTTACCGCCGCGCCCAACGTCAGGGCTCGCTCAGCTCTACGGTCTTTTTGCCGGGGAATCAGCCGTGA
- a CDS encoding dihydrofolate reductase family protein, giving the protein MKTQYFTATSLDGFIATENDSLDWLFPLGDLNDSSYSEFISEVGALAMGSATYEWMLRNAQKVITETGLAWPYNQPAWIFSSRKLTKIEGANIRFVNGDVHHAHSEMRVAAGTKNIWIVGGGDLAGQFYDAGLLDELIVQVGSATLGKGKPLFPRRVLSPVLRLMSVNQMGAGMAELRYEVDKGGVN; this is encoded by the coding sequence ATGAAAACTCAGTACTTTACAGCGACAAGCCTTGATGGCTTCATTGCGACTGAGAATGACTCACTAGATTGGCTATTTCCGCTGGGTGACTTGAATGACTCCAGCTATTCAGAGTTCATTTCAGAGGTGGGTGCATTGGCAATGGGATCGGCAACCTACGAGTGGATGCTACGCAATGCCCAAAAGGTTATTACTGAGACTGGCTTGGCTTGGCCATACAATCAGCCAGCCTGGATATTCTCTAGTCGAAAGCTGACAAAAATTGAAGGTGCGAACATCCGATTCGTCAATGGAGATGTACACCATGCCCACAGTGAAATGCGAGTTGCTGCTGGTACCAAAAACATCTGGATAGTTGGAGGCGGAGATTTGGCTGGTCAATTCTACGATGCTGGTTTACTAGACGAACTGATCGTCCAGGTTGGCTCAGCCACTCTCGGTAAGGGTAAGCCTCTATTCCCTCGCCGAGTGTTAAGCCCAGTTCTGCGCTTAATGTCTGTTAATCAGATGGGGGCTGGCATGGCTGAGTTACGTTACGAAGTCGATAAAGGCGGTGTGAATTGA